AGATCCTTTTGATAGCTTTTATTATAAAAAGTAGTATGCCCTGCGACACTTGTGTCATAGATGCTGTCGAAGTGGATGGAGATAAACGCATCCGAATCATAATAATGTGACAGTGATACACGCGACGGAAGTGACACATATTCATCGTTTTTCCTTGTGAGGACGACTTCCGCACCCGCGCTTCTGAGCTTATCGGCAAGCAGTTGTCCCGTTTTCATTGTAATCAGCTTTTCAAGCGTCCCCCGTGTACCGATCGTACCGCTGTCACGGCCTCCATGTCCGGGGTCGATGATGATGACTTTGTCATTTATCCCTCCGCTTGTGTTTCTGGAAGGGGAGCTCTCAGAGCCATTGCCCGTTCTTATGGATACGATCCATCCAGCCACATAAGCGGTCGTTCCATCTTCCATTTTGATTTCATACCAGTCCCCTGTTTTGTCTGTGACAGGAAAGGTTTCTCCGCTGTTCGCCCGCTTGACGACTCCAGACTGAACATCGGCACTTCTTCTGATATTTGTCCCATTATGGAGTATGGTCACTTTTTCACCTGCAGACTGTGAGGCGGAGCTCGATTTTTTCTGTTCTTCAGCAACGGTTTTTTGAACGAACCAACCGGCAATCCAACCAGATTTACCGCTGGAAAGTTTGATTTGAACCCAATTATTCCGGTCATTCAATATAGGGTATTTCTCCCCTTTATTCACTTTGCCGATGATGCTGCCGTTTAAAGAAGCCTCACTTCTTACATTTAACGAATTCACAGTTATCATTCCTGTAAACTCTGAAGAAGAGGAAGGTGCTGCTGCTGGAGTGCTGGATATTTCAACGTAGTTATCAGATATCCAGCCTTTCGCATTTCCAAATTGAATTTCGTACCATCCGGAGACACTGCCCGTGATCGATATGGTGTTGCCTCTGTGGACTGCCCCCGCAATGGGGCTCTGAAGTGATGGTGATTTTCTGACGTTTAATGTGCCCGCAGTAATCACTCCCTGCTTCGCTTCCTGTTTTTTTGGGGAAGAAGCAGATGAACTTGATTGGCCGTTCAGATCCACGTAATCATTATGGACCCATCCGTCTGCATTCCCGGATTTTACGGAAAGCCAGTTTCCTCTGGATTCGGAAATTGTGACCTTGTCCCCTTTGTTCAGTACTGTGACGACTGCCTCGGAGGTGCTCGGACCTTTTCTTAACCGCAGACCATTGGTACTTACGGTTCCATGCTCACCCGATTCATTTACAACGCCATTCGATACACGGGTGACGAGCCAATCCGCCACCCAGCCCTCTCCATCTTCTGTAGAAATCTTGTACCAGTCCCGCTTCGTTTCAACAATATTGAACGTTTGATTTCTATGTACTTGTGTCAGGACTGGATAACTAAGGCCAGGACCGGTACGGACATTCAGCGTTGCCGTACTAATGGACACTTTTCCTTCCTCGGCATGAACGTAGGAATCAGTCAACGGTTGAAAAGGGAAAATCAATAATAATGCCAGGATGACTGCTGTTATTCTTTTAATTGCCTTCACCACCTTCTGTTGATTTTTCTTACTCATTTATTATCGGAGATTTTTCTGCAACTTTTATTTCATCCGATGAAAATCCCCATTACCGTTAAATACGATAAAAAAATTAAAATTCCTCCATGACGAAAGAAATTTGGGTATTTGGAAATGATAGTAGATATGAATGGTTGAAAGGATGGTCTGCATGAGGTCCAGTGATAAAAACTTTATGAGTGCCAATGGAGAAAATCAGTTGTTCGGGGTGAATTTTCATCATTTTGTAGAGCGGGAGAAAGATGCGATGAACGTGGAGCTCGCTTCTGAATTCGGTCTTTCCTTAAGGGAAGTCAAGTTATTGAAAAAGAAATTGGAAAGATCCTGAGAGAATTTTCATTCAGACTCTTGACATGAACTTGTGCCATACGTATCATTATAGAAATAAAATAACATTTTATAAAACCGATGATCGAGAACAGTAACTAAGCAAACACTTGGATAAGAGAGGAAATGCCGCGGCTGAAAGCATTCTGCAAAGTGCCTTAGTGAATGAACACTCGGGAAGGTTTCGCTCTGAACGGATACTAGTAGGAGATGAACGTACCAGGCGTTAACTGGCTTAAGTGGAGGTCTTTATGGGACCTCAATTAGGGTGGCACCACGGGAATAACAGCTCTCGTCCCTTGTTATTTATGACAAGGGATCGAGGGCTTTTTTTATTTACATAAAAAGTTAGTTTCATTGAAGGAGGAATTCAACTTGTCCATTCAAATACCAAGAGGCACACAGGATATTCTGCCTGGAGATGTGGAAAAGTGGCAGTACGTAGAGGAAGTGGCGAAAAATCTATGTCATGCCTATCAATATAAAGAAATTCGCACACCCATTTTCGAATCAAGTGAACTATTTACAAGAGGCGTCGGGGATACGACGGACATTGTTCAAAAAGAAATGTATATGTTCGAAGACAGGGGGGGAAGAAGTCTTGCACTTCGCCCTGAAGGAACGGCATCTGTCGTAAGATCCTTTGTCGGTAATAAGATGTTCGGGAATCCGAGCCAGCCCGTGAAGCTATATTATTCAGGGCCGATGTTCCGATACGAACGACCTCAGGCTGGACGCTACCGGCAGTTCGTTCAGTTCGGCGTCGAGGCTCTTGGGAGCGAGGATCCGGCAATCGATGCGGAAGTGCTCTCCCTGGCAATGAGCATATACAAAGAACTAGGGTTGAAACAGTTAAAGCTGGTCATCAACAGCCTCGGTGATTCAGGAAGCCGAAATGCTCACCGAGAGGCCCTTATCAATCACTTCAAACCAAGAATCGATGAATTCTGCGGAGACTGCCAGAACAGACTTGAGAAAAACCCATTGCGGATATTGGATTGCAAAAAAGACCGTGATCACGAATTGATGGCGACAGCCCCGTCAATCCTTGAATATTTAAATGAGGAATCGAAAGAGTACTTTGAGAAAGTTCAGCGCTATCTGAAAGACATGGATGTAGAGTTCGAAGTGGATCCGACACTTGTACGGGGACTGGATTATTATAATCACACGGCATTTGAAATCATGAGTAATGCTGAAGGTTTCGGGGCAATCACGACGCTTTGCGGAGGCGGGCGGTATAACGGACTTGTACAGGAGATAGGCGGACCTGAAACACCTGGGATCGGCTTTGCATTCAGTATTGAAAGACTATTGTCGGCTTTGGATGCTGAAGGTGTGGAACTGCCAATTGACGAAGGAATCGATCTCTTTATCGTGTCCCTTGGTGATGAGGCAAAAGACTATGCAGTGAAGCTGCTTCACACTGTAAGAAGAGAAGGTATTTCTTCAGAGAAGGACTATCTTGACCGCAAGCTGAAAGCCCAGTTTAAAGCAGCAGACCGGCATCAGGCCAAATATGTCGCAGTCATCGGTGACGATGAGCTGAAAGAAAACAAGATTAATTTAAAAGATATGGCGACTGGAGAACAAGAAGAAGTCAGCCTTGACCAGTTTGTCGATACGATAAAAGAAAAATTATCCTAATAGAAAAGGATGAAGGAATTCATCAAGGAGGAGAACAAGATGACAAAAA
This Bacillus sp. Marseille-Q1617 DNA region includes the following protein-coding sequences:
- a CDS encoding RNA polymerase subunit sigma-70 — encoded protein: MRSSDKNFMSANGENQLFGVNFHHFVEREKDAMNVELASEFGLSLREVKLLKKKLERS
- a CDS encoding SH3 domain-containing protein; amino-acid sequence: MKAIKRITAVILALLLIFPFQPLTDSYVHAEEGKVSISTATLNVRTGPGLSYPVLTQVHRNQTFNIVETKRDWYKISTEDGEGWVADWLVTRVSNGVVNESGEHGTVSTNGLRLRKGPSTSEAVVTVLNKGDKVTISESRGNWLSVKSGNADGWVHNDYVDLNGQSSSSASSPKKQEAKQGVITAGTLNVRKSPSLQSPIAGAVHRGNTISITGSVSGWYEIQFGNAKGWISDNYVEISSTPAAAPSSSSEFTGMITVNSLNVRSEASLNGSIIGKVNKGEKYPILNDRNNWVQIKLSSGKSGWIAGWFVQKTVAEEQKKSSSASQSAGEKVTILHNGTNIRRSADVQSGVVKRANSGETFPVTDKTGDWYEIKMEDGTTAYVAGWIVSIRTGNGSESSPSRNTSGGINDKVIIIDPGHGGRDSGTIGTRGTLEKLITMKTGQLLADKLRSAGAEVVLTRKNDEYVSLPSRVSLSHYYDSDAFISIHFDSIYDTSVAGHTTFYNKSYQKDLAYDVHESLASRLPSRDRGVRLGDYHVIRENKQAAILLELGFLSNPAEEANMTSHYYQDLAATAIYHGLNDYFSN
- the hisS gene encoding histidine--tRNA ligase; its protein translation is MSIQIPRGTQDILPGDVEKWQYVEEVAKNLCHAYQYKEIRTPIFESSELFTRGVGDTTDIVQKEMYMFEDRGGRSLALRPEGTASVVRSFVGNKMFGNPSQPVKLYYSGPMFRYERPQAGRYRQFVQFGVEALGSEDPAIDAEVLSLAMSIYKELGLKQLKLVINSLGDSGSRNAHREALINHFKPRIDEFCGDCQNRLEKNPLRILDCKKDRDHELMATAPSILEYLNEESKEYFEKVQRYLKDMDVEFEVDPTLVRGLDYYNHTAFEIMSNAEGFGAITTLCGGGRYNGLVQEIGGPETPGIGFAFSIERLLSALDAEGVELPIDEGIDLFIVSLGDEAKDYAVKLLHTVRREGISSEKDYLDRKLKAQFKAADRHQAKYVAVIGDDELKENKINLKDMATGEQEEVSLDQFVDTIKEKLS